One Kitasatospora sp. NBC_01287 DNA window includes the following coding sequences:
- a CDS encoding ParH-like protein gives MAELELPDPFDAVRFVEGLAERRGRPIELIAVSGRPNLPCGLLVTTDQADCILYSADTTPLHQRHILLHEAAHLICRHDESAPASRTLLPHLSSELVHRVLGRTVYTEPQEREAELLASLILHRAQLDADRRGGGAASWTESVFGRPGGG, from the coding sequence GTGGCCGAGCTCGAGTTACCGGATCCGTTCGACGCCGTGCGGTTCGTCGAGGGGCTGGCCGAGCGGCGCGGCCGGCCGATCGAGCTGATCGCGGTCAGCGGGCGCCCCAACCTGCCGTGCGGCCTGCTGGTCACCACCGACCAGGCGGACTGCATCCTCTACTCCGCCGACACCACCCCGCTGCACCAGCGGCACATCCTGCTGCACGAGGCGGCGCACCTGATCTGCCGGCACGACGAGAGTGCCCCCGCGAGCAGGACGCTGCTGCCGCACCTGAGTTCGGAGCTGGTGCACCGGGTGCTCGGGCGCACGGTCTACACCGAGCCGCAGGAGCGGGAGGCGGAGCTCCTCGCCTCGCTGATCCTGCACCGGGCGCAGCTGGACGCCGACCGGCGCGGGGGCGGTGCGGCCTCCTGGACCGAGTCGGTCTTCGGGAGACCGGGGGGCGGCTAG
- a CDS encoding SpoIIE family protein phosphatase — translation MGEVEHEGQVGGGAVRSEGLLMVPIATALIQHDGRILHWSADAEALLGYSSAQAVGAPAARLLAGEGDRDEVLALFDRILAGNPWSGVFPVLHREGHYVNLEFRTHPVTGPDGRPLVLAVASDVTALRRIQADLAVLDGFFTQSPVGMAVYDDQLRFVRLNEALARINGVPVAEHLGRRITEILPGINAVEIEGVMRHVLATGEPVLDARSHGRTAGDPGHDHAWSASYFRLEDPPGQVLGVSSTIVDVTGRYLAESRAARAQERLTLMVDATASIGTTLDLRRTAEELAEAIVPRVADLCGVFALERLVSGDGDDTGLTPVRRLALASDDPGYPVGFLPVDAVHDIDPGSPYARAMAGGRTVVVPSWDLEPLTDDMRAESLKAYWGGRSRSVRITPLTARGSVLGMVVYSRRGERESFAEADITLGDELASRAAVAIDNARLYTREREAAEDRRRALDEAQTATQRLALLNEASSRIGTTLDLQRTAEELVEVVIPRFADFVTVDLLDAVLQGDETPVVPPSGSATMRAVAVGELGPGGRLTGAADPVGGTSQSAQLYAQSLRSGRSILVAEVDREALTRIVAAPDRVQPALDAGMHSYLMVPLVARGRVLGGAEFMRMRNPEPFTAADVALAEELAARAAVCIDNARLYRRERDTALTLQRSLLPQRVHNPPGLEIAHRYLPASQLSEVGGDWFDVVPLSCGRVALVVGDVTGHGLRAAAMMGQLRTVARTLITLDMDPARVLRRLDEAAATAGEGAGEGQYATCVCVVLDPVERACTAACAGHVPPVVATADGSARLLDLPPGAPLGVGGVPFESVEFALPEGGLLVLCTDGLIERRDRDLDAGLELLRATVAAQHDSSLERSCDAVLASLITGTREDDIAVIMARSRPLGPDRIATLSLTGDRAMVGHARRFARRTLDGWGLSALVDQTELLTSELITNALVHAGAPTQLRLFRNQALTVEVADVDGHAPTLRRALEDDEGGRGMHLVNELAHRWGSRGTPLGKVVWFELELPLGNPG, via the coding sequence ATGGGCGAAGTCGAGCACGAGGGCCAGGTGGGCGGCGGCGCCGTCCGCTCCGAGGGGCTGCTCATGGTCCCGATCGCCACCGCCCTGATCCAGCACGACGGGCGGATCCTGCACTGGAGCGCGGACGCCGAGGCCCTGCTCGGGTACAGCTCCGCGCAGGCCGTCGGCGCGCCCGCCGCGCGGCTGCTGGCCGGCGAGGGCGACCGGGACGAGGTGCTCGCGCTGTTCGACCGGATCCTGGCCGGAAACCCCTGGTCAGGGGTGTTCCCGGTGCTCCACCGGGAGGGCCACTACGTCAACCTGGAGTTCCGCACCCACCCGGTGACCGGCCCGGACGGCCGCCCGCTGGTGCTCGCGGTCGCCTCCGACGTCACCGCACTGCGCCGGATCCAGGCCGACCTCGCGGTGCTGGACGGATTTTTCACCCAGTCGCCGGTAGGCATGGCCGTCTATGACGACCAGCTGCGCTTCGTGCGGCTCAACGAGGCACTGGCCCGGATCAACGGCGTCCCGGTGGCCGAGCACCTGGGCCGCCGGATCACCGAGATCCTGCCGGGGATCAACGCGGTCGAGATCGAGGGCGTGATGCGGCACGTGCTGGCCACCGGCGAGCCGGTGCTGGACGCCCGCTCGCACGGGCGCACCGCGGGCGACCCGGGGCACGACCACGCCTGGTCGGCCTCCTACTTCCGGCTGGAGGACCCGCCCGGGCAGGTCCTCGGGGTCAGCTCGACCATCGTGGACGTCACCGGGCGCTACCTGGCCGAGTCGCGCGCGGCCCGGGCCCAGGAGCGGCTCACCCTGATGGTCGATGCCACCGCCTCGATCGGCACCACGCTCGACCTGCGCCGCACCGCCGAGGAGCTGGCGGAGGCGATCGTCCCCCGGGTGGCCGACCTGTGCGGGGTCTTCGCCCTGGAGCGGCTGGTCAGCGGCGACGGGGACGACACCGGCCTGACCCCGGTCCGCCGGCTGGCCCTGGCCAGCGACGACCCCGGCTACCCGGTCGGCTTCCTGCCGGTGGACGCGGTCCACGACATCGACCCCGGCTCGCCCTACGCCCGGGCGATGGCCGGCGGACGCACCGTGGTGGTCCCGTCCTGGGACCTGGAGCCGCTCACCGACGACATGCGCGCCGAGTCGCTCAAGGCCTACTGGGGCGGGCGCTCACGCTCGGTGCGGATCACCCCGCTGACCGCGCGCGGCTCGGTGCTCGGCATGGTGGTCTACTCGCGGCGCGGCGAGCGCGAGTCCTTCGCCGAGGCGGACATCACGCTGGGTGACGAGCTGGCCTCGCGGGCGGCGGTGGCGATCGACAACGCCCGCCTCTACACCCGCGAGCGCGAGGCCGCCGAGGACCGGCGCCGGGCGCTGGACGAGGCCCAGACGGCCACCCAGCGGCTGGCCCTGCTGAACGAGGCCAGCTCGCGGATCGGCACCACGCTGGATCTGCAGCGCACCGCCGAGGAACTGGTCGAGGTGGTCATCCCGCGGTTCGCCGACTTCGTCACGGTGGACCTGCTGGACGCGGTGCTGCAGGGCGACGAGACCCCGGTGGTGCCGCCCTCCGGCTCGGCGACGATGCGCGCGGTGGCGGTCGGCGAGCTCGGCCCGGGCGGCCGGCTGACCGGCGCGGCCGATCCGGTGGGCGGCACCTCGCAGTCGGCCCAGCTGTACGCGCAGAGCCTGCGCAGCGGCCGCTCGATCCTGGTGGCCGAGGTGGACCGGGAGGCGCTGACCCGGATCGTGGCCGCGCCGGACCGGGTCCAGCCCGCCCTGGACGCCGGCATGCACTCCTACCTGATGGTCCCGCTGGTGGCCCGCGGCCGGGTGCTCGGCGGCGCGGAGTTCATGCGGATGCGCAACCCGGAGCCGTTCACCGCGGCGGACGTCGCGCTCGCCGAGGAGCTGGCCGCCCGCGCGGCCGTCTGCATCGACAACGCGCGGCTCTACCGGCGCGAGCGGGACACCGCGCTGACCCTGCAGCGCAGCCTGCTGCCGCAGCGGGTGCACAACCCGCCGGGTCTGGAGATCGCGCACCGCTACCTGCCGGCCAGCCAGCTCAGCGAGGTGGGCGGCGACTGGTTCGACGTGGTGCCGCTCTCCTGCGGGCGGGTGGCGCTGGTGGTCGGCGACGTGACCGGGCACGGGCTGCGGGCGGCGGCCATGATGGGCCAGCTGCGCACGGTGGCGCGCACCCTGATCACCCTGGACATGGACCCGGCCCGGGTGCTGCGGCGGCTGGACGAGGCGGCGGCCACCGCCGGCGAGGGCGCGGGCGAGGGGCAGTACGCGACCTGCGTCTGCGTGGTGCTGGACCCGGTGGAGCGGGCCTGCACGGCGGCCTGCGCGGGCCACGTGCCGCCGGTGGTCGCCACGGCGGACGGCTCGGCGCGGCTGCTGGACCTGCCGCCGGGTGCGCCGCTGGGGGTGGGCGGGGTGCCCTTCGAGAGCGTCGAGTTCGCGCTGCCGGAGGGCGGGCTGCTGGTGCTCTGCACCGACGGGCTGATCGAGCGCCGGGACCGCGACCTGGACGCCGGGCTGGAACTGCTGCGCGCCACGGTGGCCGCCCAGCACGACAGCAGCCTGGAGCGCTCCTGCGACGCGGTGCTGGCCTCGCTGATCACCGGCACCCGGGAGGACGACATCGCGGTGATCATGGCCCGCTCGCGTCCGCTGGGCCCCGACCGGATCGCCACCCTCTCGCTGACCGGCGACCGCGCGATGGTCGGCCACGCCCGGCGGTTCGCCCGGCGCACGCTGGACGGCTGGGGCCTGTCCGCGCTGGTCGACCAGACCGAGCTGCTCACCAGCGAGCTGATCACCAACGCGCTGGTGCACGCCGGCGCCCCCACCCAGCTGCGGCTCTTCCGCAACCAGGCGCTCACGGTGGAGGTCGCCGACGTGGACGGGCACGCCCCGACGCTGCGCCGGGCCCTGGAGGACGACGAGGGCGGGCGCGGGATGCACCTGGTGAACGAGCTGGCGCACCGCTGGGGCAGCCGGGGCACCCCGCTCGGCAAGGTGGTCTGGTTCGAGCTGGAGCTGCCGCTGGGCAACCCCGGCTGA
- a CDS encoding carboxymuconolactone decarboxylase family protein → MSVLNEIDGDAGGRVIDSLADVSPELAHTVGAWAFGEIYARPALPPRERQLVTLGILTALGGCEAQLAVHVNASLNVGLTPEEIVEAMLHAAVYCGVPRALNATFAAKHVFAERDLLPVRQN, encoded by the coding sequence ATGTCGGTGCTCAACGAGATCGACGGCGACGCCGGCGGGCGGGTGATCGACTCACTCGCCGACGTCAGCCCCGAACTCGCCCACACCGTCGGCGCCTGGGCCTTCGGCGAGATCTACGCCCGCCCCGCCCTGCCGCCGCGCGAGCGGCAGCTGGTCACGCTCGGCATCCTGACCGCGCTCGGCGGCTGCGAGGCCCAGCTCGCCGTGCACGTCAACGCCTCGCTCAACGTCGGGCTGACCCCCGAGGAGATCGTCGAGGCGATGCTGCACGCCGCCGTCTACTGCGGGGTGCCACGCGCGCTCAACGCCACCTTCGCGGCCAAGCACGTCTTCGCCGAGCGCGACCTGCTGCCGGTCCGGCAGAACTGA
- a CDS encoding helix-turn-helix domain-containing protein, producing MNGTTITTEACAATGSTTTLAEKIDGLFRVVRRPNREQYSHEEVAKACREATGETFSATYLWQLRTGRRDNPTKRHLEALAQFFQVPVAYFFDDDQGAVIAQELELLGALRDAGVRSVALRAVNLSPEGVGTISDMIDVIARREGGSGKG from the coding sequence GTGAACGGAACCACGATCACGACAGAGGCCTGCGCGGCCACGGGTTCGACGACCACGCTGGCGGAGAAGATCGACGGCCTGTTCCGGGTCGTCCGCCGCCCCAACCGGGAGCAGTACAGCCACGAGGAGGTCGCCAAGGCCTGCCGCGAGGCGACCGGCGAGACGTTCTCAGCCACCTACCTCTGGCAGTTGCGCACCGGTCGGCGCGACAATCCGACCAAGCGGCATCTGGAGGCGCTGGCCCAGTTCTTCCAGGTCCCGGTGGCCTACTTCTTCGATGACGACCAGGGCGCCGTCATCGCCCAGGAACTGGAGCTGCTCGGCGCCCTGCGCGACGCCGGGGTGCGCAGCGTCGCGCTGCGCGCGGTCAACCTCTCGCCGGAGGGCGTGGGGACGATCAGCGACATGATCGACGTGATCGCGCGGCGCGAGGGCGGCAGCGGGAAGGGCTGA
- a CDS encoding fatty acyl-CoA synthetase — MELTHASTVPDILRRSAARVPDRVALHFADRHWTYRELDDAVTRAAGWLLARGLRPGDRVAALGRNSDTYLILFLACGRAGLVHVPVNYNATQDELRYFTSQSGSSLLLHDTEYAPAAAALAPLPAADLAELHAAASAGPVPVLEVQVRDTDLVQLLYTSGTTAAPKGAMMTHRALLHEYLSAVVALDLTERDRPLHALPLYHSGQLHVFLLPYLLLGAENHLLAAPDPAELLARLERHRLTSFFAPPTVWTAIAAHPDFAAAGLGALAKAYYGASIMPAPVLARLREALPGTGFYNAFGQSEVGPLTTVLRPEEHVERPHSAGRPVLFVEVKVVDEAGAEVGPDQVGEVLYRSPQLCTGYWDKPEESAAAFEGDWFHSGDLVRRDAAGYLYVVDRLKDVINTGGVLVASREVEDVLYAHPAVAEAAVIGTPHPRWIEAVTAVVVLREPVGAAELIAWVRERLPAYKTPKAVHFAPALPKNASGKLLKRELRERLTGSAAGWQD, encoded by the coding sequence ATGGAGCTCACTCACGCCAGTACTGTTCCGGACATCCTGCGCCGGTCCGCCGCCCGGGTGCCCGACCGCGTCGCGCTGCACTTCGCCGACCGCCACTGGACCTACCGGGAGCTGGACGACGCCGTCACCCGCGCCGCCGGCTGGCTGCTGGCCCGCGGCCTGCGCCCCGGCGACCGGGTGGCCGCGCTCGGCCGCAACTCCGACACCTACCTGATCCTCTTCCTGGCCTGCGGTCGGGCCGGTCTGGTCCACGTGCCGGTCAACTACAACGCGACCCAGGACGAACTGCGCTACTTCACCTCGCAGTCGGGCAGTTCGCTGCTGCTGCACGACACCGAGTACGCCCCGGCGGCCGCCGCGCTCGCCCCGCTGCCCGCCGCCGACCTGGCCGAGCTGCACGCGGCGGCGAGCGCAGGCCCGGTGCCGGTGCTGGAGGTCCAGGTCCGCGACACCGACCTGGTCCAGCTGCTCTACACCTCCGGCACCACCGCCGCGCCCAAGGGCGCCATGATGACCCACCGGGCCCTGCTGCACGAGTACCTCTCGGCCGTCGTCGCGCTCGACCTCACCGAGCGGGACCGCCCGCTGCACGCGCTGCCGCTCTACCACTCCGGCCAGTTGCACGTCTTCCTGCTGCCCTACCTGCTGCTCGGCGCCGAGAACCACCTGCTCGCCGCGCCCGACCCGGCCGAGCTGCTGGCCCGCCTGGAGCGCCACCGGCTCACCAGCTTCTTCGCCCCGCCCACCGTGTGGACGGCGATCGCGGCCCACCCGGACTTCGCGGCCGCCGGGCTGGGCGCGCTGGCCAAGGCCTACTACGGCGCCTCGATCATGCCCGCCCCCGTGCTCGCCCGGCTGCGCGAGGCGCTGCCGGGCACCGGCTTCTACAACGCCTTCGGCCAGTCCGAGGTCGGCCCGCTCACCACCGTGCTGCGCCCCGAGGAGCACGTCGAGCGCCCCCACTCGGCCGGGCGGCCGGTGCTCTTCGTCGAGGTCAAGGTGGTGGACGAGGCGGGCGCCGAGGTCGGCCCCGACCAGGTCGGCGAGGTGCTCTACCGCTCCCCGCAGCTCTGCACCGGCTACTGGGACAAGCCCGAGGAGAGCGCGGCCGCCTTCGAGGGCGACTGGTTCCACTCCGGCGACCTGGTCCGCCGGGACGCCGCCGGCTACCTCTACGTGGTGGACCGGCTCAAGGACGTGATCAACACCGGTGGCGTGCTGGTGGCCTCCCGCGAGGTGGAGGACGTGCTCTACGCGCACCCGGCGGTCGCCGAGGCGGCCGTGATCGGCACGCCGCACCCGCGCTGGATCGAGGCGGTCACCGCGGTGGTGGTGCTCCGCGAGCCGGTCGGCGCCGCCGAGCTGATCGCCTGGGTCCGCGAGCGGCTGCCCGCCTACAAGACGCCCAAGGCCGTGCACTTCGCGCCGGCGCTGCCGAAGAACGCCTCGGGCAAGCTGCTCAAGCGCGAGCTGCGCGAGCGGCTCACCGGATCGGCGGCGGGCTGGCAGGACTGA
- a CDS encoding S8 family serine peptidase, producing MFMIGWRKSQLAAVTLTAASVVLAFGTSASGAPTVPAPNAQAVSDSGAPAPVIVILKDQLSSTPADAGHLDARKKQAGQDQAPLLAKVKANGGSDIKSFVVGNAFSATVSPALRAQLAADPTVASVIDDQTIKVTPPAPTKAGTDNGTNAGTAPTTGAKANTQAAAAPTAKGSTYDPNAVCPSDPSQPLLEPEALYSTHTESTPGQPGAHEIADGTGVKVAYIADGLDPNNPDFIRPDGSHAVVDYQDFSGDGFFAPSGAAEAFGDASAMIAQGRQTYDVSKFVNPSHPLPAGCNIRVEGISPGASLVALKAGGDLFPNSAILQSIDYAVTVAHVDVLNESFGSNITPDSGAHDTISLFNDMAAAAGVTVTVSSGDAGVNGTIGTPSTDPNVISAGASTDNQNYAQTGYAAFQFSNGTWANDRISALSSGGITQGGRTVDLVAPGESDWALCSPDISIYTECTNFNGQGSGIQPFGGTSQAAPLTAGAAADVIQAYRDSHNGASPTPALVKKFLTGTAADLGLPADEQGAGLLNVRAAVEAASGYQSPTGATASNTVAVTTGQVDLTGQAGSTHTTDVTVVNTSAKPQTVSASTRVFAPLADSQQTVQINSSTDPQFPYATNGAPWVAHKVTFNVPAGADRLAASIAWQGAPQASGSNTVTPVVRLTLLDPSGRFETNTRPQGGATSPNFGLVDVPHPTAGTWTGILYTPAGTNGFTGPVQLDTATQRAVPAGAVSPQVTDLKPGQTKTLHVQVTTPAAGGDASESVVIAGSNGATTSVPVVLRSLVPLNGTTGTFTGTITGGNGRASSPAQSFAWSFDVPKGHKDLRVGVTVAQDPKLVMQGVLISPNGTPIDAESNAVSDSSGNILSTGAGASATTVDPAAGRWRFVLNVLNPVSGAELGQAFTGVVGLDQNQVSAAGLPNSAGSKLPAGKPVTVNVQYTNNTAATQSLQADGRLTNRVNLPLVPIGTSATVNLPLSTSSTVPAFLVPPGTDTLTGVAASTTPGQFELSGATGSPDIFGDLKKAQDGSTISTVTDNGSAAQPIVPGFWSTYVQQIGPFPTSGAPKGTSTLSASAHTLAFDPALSSSTGDPYAAAYNATAPAVTPVTVAPGATGSLQVTLTPKGAKGSVVHGVLYLVSGPGGGFLSNSQYATTGSVLAEIPYSYTVN from the coding sequence ATGTTCATGATCGGCTGGCGCAAATCGCAGCTCGCAGCCGTCACGCTCACCGCCGCCTCCGTTGTCCTGGCCTTCGGGACCAGCGCGAGCGGCGCACCCACCGTCCCCGCCCCGAACGCCCAGGCGGTTTCGGACAGCGGTGCCCCGGCCCCGGTGATCGTGATTCTCAAGGACCAGCTCTCCAGCACCCCGGCCGACGCCGGCCACCTGGACGCGCGCAAGAAGCAGGCGGGCCAGGACCAGGCGCCGCTGCTGGCCAAGGTCAAGGCCAACGGCGGTTCCGACATCAAGAGCTTCGTGGTCGGCAACGCCTTCTCGGCCACGGTCAGCCCCGCGCTGCGGGCTCAGCTCGCCGCCGACCCCACCGTCGCCTCGGTGATCGACGACCAGACGATCAAGGTGACGCCGCCGGCCCCGACCAAGGCCGGCACCGACAACGGCACCAACGCCGGCACCGCGCCCACCACGGGCGCCAAGGCCAACACCCAGGCCGCCGCCGCGCCGACCGCCAAGGGCAGCACCTACGACCCGAACGCGGTCTGCCCCAGCGACCCCAGCCAGCCGCTGCTGGAGCCCGAGGCGCTCTACTCCACCCACACGGAGAGCACGCCCGGCCAGCCGGGCGCGCACGAGATCGCCGACGGCACGGGCGTCAAGGTCGCGTACATCGCGGACGGCCTGGACCCCAACAACCCGGACTTCATCCGCCCCGACGGCTCCCACGCCGTGGTGGACTACCAGGACTTCTCCGGCGACGGCTTCTTCGCCCCCTCGGGTGCGGCGGAGGCCTTCGGTGACGCCTCGGCGATGATCGCCCAGGGCCGCCAGACCTACGACGTCTCGAAGTTCGTCAACCCGAGCCACCCGCTGCCGGCCGGCTGCAACATCCGGGTCGAGGGCATCTCGCCCGGCGCCTCGCTGGTCGCGCTCAAGGCCGGTGGCGACCTGTTCCCGAACTCCGCGATCCTGCAGTCGATCGACTACGCGGTCACGGTGGCGCACGTCGACGTGCTGAACGAGTCGTTCGGCAGCAACATCACCCCGGACAGCGGCGCGCACGACACCATCTCGCTCTTCAACGACATGGCGGCCGCGGCCGGCGTCACGGTGACCGTCTCCTCCGGTGACGCGGGCGTCAACGGCACCATCGGCACCCCGTCCACCGACCCCAACGTGATCAGCGCCGGGGCCTCGACGGACAACCAGAACTACGCGCAGACCGGCTACGCGGCCTTCCAGTTCTCCAACGGGACCTGGGCGAACGACCGGATCTCGGCGCTCTCCTCGGGCGGCATCACCCAGGGCGGCCGGACCGTCGACCTGGTCGCGCCGGGCGAGTCGGACTGGGCGCTCTGCTCGCCCGACATCTCCATCTACACCGAGTGCACCAACTTCAACGGCCAGGGCTCGGGCATCCAGCCCTTCGGCGGCACCAGCCAGGCCGCGCCGCTGACCGCCGGCGCCGCCGCCGACGTCATCCAGGCGTACCGGGACAGCCACAACGGCGCCTCCCCGACGCCCGCCCTGGTGAAGAAGTTCCTTACCGGCACCGCCGCCGACCTCGGCCTGCCGGCCGACGAGCAGGGCGCCGGTCTGCTGAACGTGCGCGCCGCCGTCGAGGCCGCCAGCGGCTACCAGAGCCCGACCGGCGCCACCGCCAGCAACACCGTCGCGGTGACCACCGGCCAGGTCGACCTGACCGGCCAGGCCGGCTCGACCCACACCACCGACGTCACCGTGGTGAACACGAGCGCCAAGCCGCAGACCGTCTCCGCCTCCACCCGCGTCTTCGCGCCGCTGGCGGACTCGCAGCAGACGGTGCAGATCAACTCCTCGACCGACCCGCAGTTCCCCTACGCCACCAACGGCGCTCCGTGGGTCGCGCACAAGGTCACCTTCAACGTCCCGGCCGGCGCCGACCGACTGGCCGCGTCCATCGCGTGGCAGGGCGCTCCGCAGGCCTCCGGCAGCAACACCGTGACCCCCGTGGTCCGGCTCACCCTGCTGGACCCGTCGGGCCGGTTCGAGACCAACACCCGTCCGCAGGGCGGCGCCACCTCGCCGAACTTCGGCCTGGTGGACGTCCCGCACCCGACCGCGGGCACCTGGACCGGCATCCTCTACACCCCGGCGGGCACCAACGGCTTCACCGGCCCGGTGCAGCTGGACACCGCCACCCAGCGCGCGGTCCCGGCCGGCGCGGTCAGCCCGCAGGTCACCGACCTGAAGCCGGGTCAGACCAAGACGCTGCACGTGCAGGTGACCACCCCGGCGGCCGGCGGTGACGCCAGCGAGTCGGTCGTGATCGCCGGCTCCAACGGCGCCACCACCAGCGTCCCGGTCGTGCTGCGCAGCCTGGTTCCGCTGAACGGCACCACGGGCACCTTCACCGGCACCATCACCGGTGGCAACGGGCGCGCCTCCTCCCCGGCGCAGTCCTTCGCCTGGTCCTTCGACGTGCCCAAGGGCCACAAGGACCTGCGGGTCGGCGTGACCGTCGCGCAGGACCCGAAGCTCGTCATGCAGGGTGTGCTGATCAGCCCCAACGGCACCCCGATCGACGCCGAGAGCAACGCGGTCAGCGACAGCTCGGGCAACATCCTGTCCACCGGCGCGGGCGCGTCGGCCACCACGGTCGACCCGGCCGCCGGCCGCTGGCGCTTCGTGCTCAACGTGCTCAACCCGGTCAGCGGCGCGGAGCTGGGCCAGGCGTTCACCGGTGTGGTGGGCCTGGACCAGAACCAGGTCAGCGCCGCGGGCCTGCCCAACAGCGCCGGCAGCAAGCTGCCGGCCGGCAAGCCGGTCACGGTCAACGTGCAGTACACCAACAACACCGCGGCCACCCAGTCGCTGCAGGCCGACGGCCGGCTCACCAACCGGGTGAACCTGCCGCTGGTCCCGATCGGCACCTCGGCGACGGTCAACCTGCCGCTCTCCACCAGCAGCACGGTGCCGGCCTTCCTGGTGCCCCCGGGCACCGACACCCTGACCGGTGTGGCGGCCTCCACCACCCCGGGCCAGTTCGAGCTCAGCGGCGCCACCGGCTCGCCGGACATCTTCGGTGACCTGAAGAAGGCCCAGGACGGCTCGACCATCTCCACGGTGACCGACAACGGCAGCGCCGCGCAGCCGATCGTGCCGGGCTTCTGGAGCACCTACGTGCAGCAGATCGGCCCGTTCCCGACCAGCGGCGCCCCCAAGGGCACCTCGACCCTGAGCGCCTCGGCGCACACCCTGGCGTTCGACCCGGCGCTGTCCTCCAGCACCGGCGACCCGTACGCCGCCGCGTACAACGCCACCGCGCCGGCCGTCACCCCGGTGACCGTCGCGCCCGGTGCGACCGGCTCCCTGCAGGTCACCCTGACGCCCAAGGGCGCCAAGGGCAGCGTGGTGCACGGCGTGCTCTACCTGGTCTCCGGCCCGGGTGGCGGCTTCCTCTCCAACTCGCAGTACGCGACCACCGGGTCCGTGCTGGCGGAGATCCCGTACAGCTACACCGTCAACTGA
- a CDS encoding MAB_1171c family putative transporter, translating into MAGAGAADLAEYGSAALFLAFAAQRFAALRNWRGDLVNLFAGGFALCMGAGLVALAPSTLAAASIGSNRELTLLLGDLLKTVAVGLLVLIALLLQGPRGDPGAARARLRRWTVAVIAVPGCLALLFRAARIADQGQEFMVSGGRRWPLAGYDLLFGGHSVCCLLVLGSVLARQARLTGRGLLRTGLRLMTLAAVVGVLWSAWALDDVRDVLLHAQQKAGEDTVSDVLGVLCAGLTISGATVTMWGGTRWGTRLTAPVRWWRARRRYAALGPLWEALHLVMPQIALGEGAGGRRPALRDAEFALYRRIIEIRDGQLALRPYAGERVAGWVAEAGGPAPGAGRVAGRAGAELDGTELDGAELDGAELDGAEVEAATLAAALEAARAGQRCPTATVTGVPQPVPGPGTVDAEAEWLIRVAVAFDGCAAVDRVRRRAAEALAAGGGGPEPGR; encoded by the coding sequence GTGGCCGGGGCGGGTGCGGCCGACCTGGCCGAGTACGGCTCCGCAGCGCTCTTCCTGGCCTTCGCCGCCCAGCGGTTCGCCGCGCTGCGCAACTGGCGGGGTGACCTGGTCAACCTCTTCGCGGGCGGGTTCGCGCTCTGCATGGGGGCGGGGCTGGTGGCGCTGGCCCCCAGCACCCTGGCAGCGGCGAGCATCGGCTCGAACCGGGAACTCACCCTGCTGCTCGGGGATCTGCTGAAGACCGTCGCGGTGGGCCTGCTGGTGCTGATCGCGCTGCTGCTCCAGGGGCCGCGCGGTGATCCCGGCGCGGCGCGGGCCCGGCTGCGGCGCTGGACGGTGGCCGTGATCGCGGTGCCCGGCTGCCTGGCGCTGCTCTTCCGGGCCGCCCGGATCGCCGACCAGGGACAGGAGTTCATGGTGAGCGGCGGCCGGCGCTGGCCACTGGCCGGCTACGACCTGCTCTTCGGCGGCCACTCGGTCTGCTGCCTGCTGGTGCTCGGCTCGGTGCTCGCCCGCCAGGCCCGGCTCACCGGCCGGGGCCTGCTGCGCACCGGCCTGCGGCTGATGACGCTGGCGGCGGTGGTCGGGGTGCTGTGGAGCGCCTGGGCCCTGGACGACGTGCGCGACGTGCTGCTGCACGCCCAGCAGAAGGCCGGCGAGGACACCGTCTCCGACGTGCTCGGGGTCCTCTGCGCCGGGCTGACGATCAGCGGGGCCACCGTGACGATGTGGGGCGGCACCCGCTGGGGCACGCGGCTCACCGCCCCCGTGCGCTGGTGGCGCGCGCGGCGGCGGTACGCGGCGCTCGGTCCGCTCTGGGAGGCGCTGCACCTGGTGATGCCGCAGATCGCGCTCGGAGAGGGGGCCGGCGGGCGCCGACCGGCCCTGCGGGACGCGGAGTTCGCGCTCTACCGGCGGATCATCGAGATCCGGGACGGGCAGCTGGCGCTGCGCCCGTACGCGGGGGAGCGGGTGGCGGGCTGGGTCGCCGAGGCGGGCGGCCCGGCGCCGGGTGCGGGGCGGGTTGCGGGGAGGGCTGGCGCGGAACTGGACGGCACGGAACTGGACGGCGCGGAACTGGACGGCGCGGAACTGGATGGTGCGGAGGTGGAGGCGGCGACGCTGGCCGCCGCGCTGGAGGCGGCGCGGGCCGGGCAGCGCTGCCCCACCGCCACGGTGACCGGGGTGCCGCAGCCCGTCCCGGGCCCCGGGACGGTGGACGCGGAGGCGGAGTGGCTGATCCGGGTCGCGGTGGCCTTCGACGGCTGCGCCGCGGTCGACCGGGTCCGGCGCCGGGCCGCCGAGGCGCTCGCGGCGGGCGGGGGCGGACCGGAGCCCGGCCGGTAG